Proteins encoded within one genomic window of Eurosta solidaginis isolate ZX-2024a chromosome 1, ASM4086904v1, whole genome shotgun sequence:
- the LOC137253710 gene encoding uncharacterized protein: MNSYNFILDGGENGVGSENYILTDISNRPASNQNKFFKEMLNVTKKMFETQQETANKIDQLTCKIDRQGAELIYLRNEIAIIKARICGEAHRPKVVLPVSPLNTYEDFAVLEESLKNEKTFKDLVVELVTSAEKTFDKFIRGCWRQIMTDELAKTCSWRGTDTKKCVRGFLTTLAIRQVRTRRQ, translated from the exons ATGAATTCGTACAATTTTATTTTGGATGGCGGCGAAAACGGAGTTGGCagcgaaaattacatactcacaG ataTATCTAATAGGCCTGCAAGCAatcaaaacaagttttttaaagaaatgttaaatgtaacaaagaaaatgtttgaaaCTCAACAGGAAACAGCGAATAAAATTGATCAGTTGACGTGTAAAATTGATCGACAGGGTGCCGAATTGATTTATTTAAGAAATGAAATTGCAATAATAAAGGCTCGAATTTGTGGAGAGGCACACAGGCCAAAAGTGGTATTGCCAGTATCACCTCTTAACACTTACGAAGACTTTGCGGTATTGGAAGAAAGtcttaaaaatgaaaaaaccTTTAAAGATTTG GTTGTCGAGTTAGTAACTAGCGCAGAGAAAACTTTTGATAAATTTATAAGGGGCTGCTGGCGTCAAATAATGACGGATGAACTGGCAAAAACGTGTTCCTGGCGTGGAACCGACACAAAAAAATGTGTAAGAGGATTTCTCACAACACTAGCCATACGCC AAGTTCGCACTAGAAGACAATGA